GATAGTTCCATAAATTTGTTTATCAATTGCATTTTAATAATATTGATTATTTTGAGTTTGTAAGTAAtggaatatttttaaaaaaacctgTCCCTTTGTATTAACAGTCCAAAAAGAATTGATGCTCATTTTTATAATGGACTATGGGCCTCCATGATAGACCTCCATTTTTTTCGCCACTCAAAAAAGTGTGATTTAGGacgcatctataaaagtagcatCATAATCAAGATAGCCATAAAAAAGAGGAGATTTTATCACAATTTGGAATCATTACaatttatttttggaaataaaTAAGTCATAAATATAACTACAAATTTCCCATTCACACCATACGGTTTGGTCATATATATTCGTAGCTGCTTGGATATGGAACTAAAGATTCTTTTAATAAATCTAGCATTGATCGACGATTCATTTTAAAACAACAAAGGATAAGAATAAGAAATAATGAAAGTAAGAGGGAGAAGAAATGGTGATGAAAATTAGAAGCCGTCTATATGAAAAGACAATGAAAATGAGATTagataaatactagtagtagtataagaAGAATCGTGATCCTCATCCTATAATCTATTACTCCCACTTATGGGTGAAAAATTTATTGATGAGTGACTTTAGAGTACTCACAATCGTGTAGTGCAAATGTGCAATCTTATTCTTTAACACTTCTTTTAATTGGCGCCGTCCAAGTCCAGATTCCCATCCACAAAATAAAGGAAAGGAATCCATAAACTCCACTCCTTATTTAAGAAGTGatgtctctcttttttttctatctccGTTCCGCTGCAAATGATCAACTTTATTTCGACTCAAgatatataaaaatgatactttattaaattaagctgagaaaataaaatatgagaataaataaaatattatttattttactaaaaatgaaaaccaaTCACGTAAGTATGATAACTCATAACTCAAATTGAAAAGTTGATTACTTAAATTGGACGGAGGGATTATCTCAAAATATTGTATAAACAACTTAGAAATAAATTCTTTTCCAATAAACTATTTTTAATGAACTTTTCTATTTAATCTATAATACTAGTAAttcgattagagcatccacatccatgctttTCCGCAAGAACATGGACGTGGATCCGGACccacatttattcattttttactccatactctttcgcaagagcacaacaccaagagcatgctcaagggtcccaccattctattattcaatttaaatacttcaattattaaaaatatttccacaatattaaaatacattaaaaatacccgaaatactattacaaattactacgaaattaaaaattacagaattaaaatcctaaaaattaaaaaatacataagtaaattcataatgaaaaaaaaaattgaagtatgAATGAGAGATACTTTGATGTCAAgaatgaatgatgaatgtgagtatttatagatgattatgagatatttttttaaataaaaaaattgaaaaaatggtataaaaaaacggctatattttttggaatctggaattttttccttctttttttcgaattattttcgattttttatgaaattttaaaaataataatatatttaacaGAATAAAAAACGAGTCAATCAGGAGATGCCACGTAAGCGTACTCTTCGGCATGGCGGTGCTCTTGCTATCGAGCCGGGTCGTGCTGTCAGCAAGTGTACGGTAGCGAGCAGGGTATGCGCCGTGCTGACGGCACGGTGaatgctcttagctaagagcactgCTGCAAATGCTCTTAAGTGGCAAAATGGCAAGTGGTGGTTTGCGAAAGACGGCTAGACAATATTATATGGTCAGTAGTCTTGATGTTAGGAAACACTTTGGTGTGGTCGGCAGGATATATTAATTAACAAATACTAAGTTACTTCCAACAAATTACTTATTAATTAGAATATGGAGTAGTTAACTTcagaataaaatttatttaattaaacattttttaataaaatgggAAAGTGGTCGGCAGTGTAGTAGACGGTAGACCATGAAATTAATCGTGCGCAATAAATTTTCCCTTTTAACATGAAACGTGGGCCAATTTCACATCAACcatagtgtgtgtttgtgtttgttggaGGAGCCCAATTCATCAATTGGATAgacaaacttcaaacttttgTGGTTATATCGTACAAAGCTTTTTTGTCACATTTCAGAGCTTATAAATATTGTCCTAGCACAAAATTTATGGACAAATAATAAACAGTCACGGTTAAAAAGAGCGATTCACTTTATGAAAAAAAGAGTGAATTAGAAACTGAATTAGATATTTATACAATCGAATGGAGTACGGATTTGAACATAGTCCACCTATGCAAAATCGCACCAAAAACGTCGTAAAATACAACTGCAACATCACTCGGTGATAGTTCAACGGACATGAATCCTTGCCCGTCGTAAAAGAATTCCAAACCTTGCTCGTTGGTTGTATTCACATCCCCCCTCCATGTTTTCGACCCGGCCCCACTTGTCAAAAATTGGATCGGACTGCAACAAAATCCAATGCAACACATAGTTATAAACTAAACAAGAATAATAACGAAAAATCAGTATAAAAAGAGAAATACTAGCTTATTTGGTCTTAAACCAAGGTATGATACAAGAGTCCTGTTACACACATTTGCTAACTAAAACATTATATGAAACAAATGATTTTTCTTTAACTAAATATAGATTAACATTTATgattaaaatgaaatgaaatgatgaGTGTTACCTTTTGGTGTGGCTAATGCGCTGAAGACAATGATCATGTCCGTTCATATAAAGATCAACATCGTTGGCCTGTAGATTAATCCCAAAGTTAAGAGTCATCGAtaggttaattaattaagcaaGTGTGTCATTAATCACTAATAGCAAATAATTTACCCAattatgattctttttctatttttttttacctcAAGAATAGGAAGAAGCTGATCCACAAGCTCTTGAGTGTCGCCATGGTGGCTCACACTTCGAATGGCATGATGACCCACCACAATTTTCCATCTTGCTTTCGAATTCTTCAATGCTAATTCAAGATCCTATTTTTTTCaccaacaaataaaaattagcaTTGGGCATTTTAATTACTCCACCTAATTTAGCCAATTAAAGGTTCACCCCATTTTTAGGCCAGCCTTCAAATTTACTAATGTTGGGCTAGATTCAATAAACGTGTCTATTTTTAAGAGTTGCGTGTGCCATAATTGGATAAGTTTAATTAAGCTAGATTCAATAAATGCATCATCCTAAACGTGTTGCGATTTAATACACCAATCTCTTAACTACTTTTGTTTACTTTGTTGCTAAAATGACACCAACAACAATTGAGATTTGTGGCGATGCCTAATTTCATTATAATAGGGAGTAAAATTCTATGATCGATACATAATTTAGTGGTATGAGGTGTAGCACATAAAGTTGATAAGATAAGATAAGATGAAACTTACTTTTAGTAAGTGGGAAGTATAGGTTTTAGGAGAGTACACGCCACGCCAATCATAGACATGATCACCTGGATTTGTGAAATACTCTTCCACAAATGGAGATGTGTCCACAAACAACAATTCTGCCACCTCTGTCcaaaataaatgaagaaaacatgtATCAAGttaaatgattttattttcattctCACTTGATTTACTACACACCAGTATCTCTTAATTCCGGTGCCAACGAAACATCTCAACTATGTTCGAGAAATAATGATATAGATACGAAAATGTACCTGCATTAACAATAAAAGACCTCAAGCAAAGCCATCTTGAGTCGATTTTTCTAAGCAATGGGCTCAGTTGGGCCACAGCATCGCCTCTATAATCATGGTTCCCCAAAACTGcatacaaattaaacaattactCTTATtaaactataaaataaaaaaaggccAAATTATCAAATAAATCATGAAATATAGTTCTACACTAATCAAAACTTATCACCAAAGATGAAAATTTTTAAATCGCCCCCCATAGTCTTATTTTCAGTGATACTTGTGAAAATGTGCCAATCAATTTAAAAACATCACCAATCACATGAACGTGTATATTTATTTCGCAATTTCAAGTAGTAAAATAATAGAAATTGCAGTTGTAATAATTATTACCACTAAACCACTGCTTTTGGAGGCTCTTGGGAGTGTAAACATTTGTAAAAGAATCAACAAAGTTTGGATCTTCGACGCCTTTCAATCCATTATCGTAGAAATTATCACCAGTTGACACCACAAAATCTATGTCCATTTCTTCACCAATTCTTCCCATCTACAGAAATTTAACACCCCAtgagataaattaattaaaaaatgtttataaaaagaaaaaggaaaaaaacattGCATACCTGAAAAGCAACCTGtgattggttgaattcgccccTTCTTCCCCAATCTCCGACCACAAGAAATCTGAGCGTTCCGTCACGTTTTGTTGTCTGCTCAAATCTCTCCAAATCCGCTGAAACTCTGCACACAATTAATAAACTCACCATGATTAACACAGCCATGGTATTGTTGCAACTCCCCATGGATGTGTGTTTCTTTAAAAACAGAGGAGATATGGAAAGTGATTAAGTGAGGGTAACTTTTTGGTAGTTTTCTCTTCACTCGGAATTTATATACTAGTTAGGGTGTCCACGATGATAAGACGGACACCCCAATAGCCcaccccagtttttgtccatagccccaaaattttgttttcgcaatgtaaataattagaaaacgaggtaattgaggCCAAATATTTGTTGTATTGCAAAAGGGCCGCATCTTCTTGGGCGGCCTGatgttgcacctgttgaataAGAGCATTCCAagtgtctctccacaaattgtccaTTTCTGACCATaaattctagtgagagaaattttgagtgatgaagtgttggaatgatgtgaaaataatgaatggaatgaggtgtatttataggtgaattaaattgaattaaaaaaaatcgccCTGGAGTCGGCGCATGCCCATCCGCCGCCTACCGCCCCCATCTcctcgtccgccccgggggctGACAACTCTTCCACTATAGATAGCCCCGAGAAAATTGGATTAGCAAAGCTTATTGTTAAATCTCTAAGCAAAAGGGAATCTTGAAGGAAAATAAACTAGAATCgtgttttatttgtttattaattaGAGTGTGTTttggataaataaataatgtttgATTGGTTTTAGGAGTAATGCGGGAATTGGATTGGACAGAGTTATGCGAATATGCGGAAGGTATCTCCAATTGGATGCTGCCAAAATTCGGGGAAAGATTCTCCGGATATTCGGATTATTATTTTGTTCAAGGATAGCAATTCAATTCAATCCAATTCAATGCATACATCCTATTTTTACTCTCCCTACATTAGCCTTTTCAATAATATTTATGTGTTTGAATTCTGTTATGATcgaattattgaaaatttttatttaacaTAGATAGATGAGTGATTTACTTTGGTTGTCTTCTTATAAATGTGTGATACTACTAAAGCATGGACTCGGAAACTTGAGTTCATTAAACCAAAATTTAAACAATAGTTCTTGAAAGATTATAGATAGAGTTTATTGATTTGGAGGAATCATATATGGACTAGATTATGCttattaattaggatttttGCTTTCTTATAGATAGCTGTTTTATTATATAGTGCATTATATTCTTATAAGAGAATGAAATGTGCTAAACTGAGAAAAAATGTGACATGTGCTAAACTGAGAAAAATGCAGATTTAATTTGTTATATTGTGATTATATCATGTGAGCAGTATGGGTTAATTATCCAATTATTGTGGTACATTCCTATCACGACTCAAATTAAAATTGTACACAACTCCATTGTATATTGCACGCAGCTTTCATGCAGATAGGCTGCAAATTTACTCAAAATTTAGTCTTCAATTggtaaagaagaaaaaagatttACCAAATATCCCAAGCCATTTTGTCAATCAAAATAATGACCTTAAACCCTAAACCATTTCTTTTGgatacataaattaaaaaattatgttgaATGGATATGagtgatggaataaagtaacactgattagatgttttgtttattgttaaaataaaatgacttaATTTTGTTGGGCATCCCAAAAGGGAATACAATtaaacttagttgggacaaagaGAATATAACTTTACACTATAAtttgatttctgattttgtaaattatggcatttatttcattttttcatcgAACAAAAAAAAGTTCCTAAAAATGCTCAAGACTTTGATCTATTAGTTGAACGAGAAATATCTTATAAGTTTGTGTTTTACTGTGTGATGAATTGATGATATTGAGAGGATATATGTTAGAATTAGAAATAACAAATCATACTCCGAACACAGACGTCAAAGCGGAAAGTGGAAAGTAGGTTTTGGGgtagttttcaattttttgggaTAAAAATTCCTTTATACCACAACAATTTAGTGAATTATTTATCAATCAGAAAATAACTAGTACTAAGAGCATtaacaatggcgcccgtcccggcggaattctGACCGGCGTGCTGGAAGTCTGTgcgggacgtccgtcattgtgcaaGGGAAGCACGAATACGGACATCCgatgcggacaccggagttccgtgGCGTTCCGcgacgtccgtgcggacgtccgccattgcgttgactcccacagacgtcccgattattgcattaatttctttttttaataattctataaatacgtatcgttgaacttcatttcatttacaatgtaattttttaacaatgtaatttttttttaataattatgtattttttttaattaagtatgttttttttaaataaagtggtttcaTTTTCCCCgtatttgtgtcaaaatttaattccgtaaattgtttaatttgtaaatttttatggtgggaagtccgtcgggatgtccttggggatgttcgccactgtgcagtggggtgtccgtatgacgtggcaggaggtgtttttggaatgtccgcggggatgtccgccgggacatccgcaccactgctaatgctctaataGTCATTTAATATTAACGATCAGAAACTAAAAAACAGTAATCAATGTCAAATTTGAAACaatcaattaattatagaatattaaaattgaaatttaaaactGAAAACATAATCCTGTTTGGGTAAAATGAACTCTAAATCTCTAATCGACAACACAAAATAATAAGATGAAATTAAAGAGAAGTATCATCACTTCGGCCGTGGACGTAACATAATTAGCAGAATAATTTCAACAAGAGGAAATTAATAGTAGTAACATTTACTACTAAATACTTAATCggtcatttttttcaaataaacataaatCTTAAAGGCCGTGCCAAGGTGTCACAGGCATTAACCACATTACCTACACACGCACACATACTTAATATGTTCTTATACCACTCTATCGCTATGCCAACACACGCACACGCACACATATTTAAtctattcttattttttaatgaGTAGTGCCTCATACAAGCGTGCAAAATGAAGTAATCTCTTCTTTAATCATATATTCATCCACACCCCAAATTTAACTTGATGACAAACAGAATTGATGACTAAAGTAATGATTATTTTTTCTGATTACATAATGAATTAATGCATGCATTGTTTCATCACGAGTATTTCATTCAGTTTGCTTGCATTGTAAAAAAGTTTGAATCTTTATGACTTTTTTGTCTAAATGCATCCATTTTAATGTGCTTTTGGT
This sequence is a window from Salvia splendens isolate huo1 chromosome 14, SspV2, whole genome shotgun sequence. Protein-coding genes within it:
- the LOC121765819 gene encoding purple acid phosphatase 17-like, translating into MGSCNNTMAVLIMVSLLIVCRVSADLERFEQTTKRDGTLRFLVVGDWGRRGEFNQSQVAFQMGRIGEEMDIDFVVSTGDNFYDNGLKGVEDPNFVDSFTNVYTPKSLQKQWFSVLGNHDYRGDAVAQLSPLLRKIDSRWLCLRSFIVNAEVAELLFVDTSPFVEEYFTNPGDHVYDWRGVYSPKTYTSHLLKDLELALKNSKARWKIVVGHHAIRSVSHHGDTQELVDQLLPILEANDVDLYMNGHDHCLQRISHTKSPIQFLTSGAGSKTWRGDVNTTNEQGLEFFYDGQGFMSVELSPSDVAVVFYDVFGAILHRWTMFKSVLHSIV